The Reinekea forsetii genome contains the following window.
GGTCCAACTTGCGGCCGGCGCTGCGAATCATGTCGCGCAAGCGTTCGTTGTCCAGATGCATAGAACAGCTGGCACTGACCAATATCCCACCATGACTAACCAGCTTCATCGCCATCTCATTTAAGCGCTTATACGCACGCTCGCCGGCAGCCATGTCCTTACGGCGGGTAATAAAGGCCGGTGGATCCACTATAACCACATCGAAGCGCGTTTTTTCCGCATGCAGCCGCTCTAGTACCGCGAAAGCATCACCGGCCAGGGTATCGACCCGATGCGCACAGTTGTTGAGCTCGGCATTGGCCATCACGCCCTGCAAAGCCAATTGGGAGGCATCGACACAGGTCACGGCGCTAGCGCCTAGAGCAGCCGCGGTGATGCCCCAGCCACCAACATAACTGAACACATCCAGCACGGTGCGATCCTTGGCCCACTGGGCCGCTAGGAGTCGATTGGGACGATGATCGTAGAACCAACCGGTTTTCTGGCCAGTCATCAGCGGCGCTAAGAAACGCACCCCATTCTCGATCAGTTCGACCTGCTCCGGAACCTCGCCAAAGGCTACCTCGACATAGTTGTCGAGCCCCTCGGAAGCGCGCATCTTGCCGTCGTTCTTAACCAAAATACCACGCGGCTGAACCAGACGCTGCAGGTGTTCGAGGATTACCGGCAGGCGCTGTTCCATGCCTGCGGTCGAGACTTGAACTGTGAGCACATCATTGAAGCGATCGATCACCAGACCCGAGAGGCCATCGCTGTCACCATACACCCAACGATAACAGGGCTGTTCAAAGCACTGCTCGCGTAACGCCAAGGCTTGCTTGAGGCGATTTTTAAGCACCGAGCTGGACAGGCTTCGATCCATCTGGCGAGACACCAGGCGAGCACAAATCAACGCCTGGGGATTGACCATAAAACTGCCCAAAGCCTTACCCGCAAAGTCGACGGCATTGGCAATTGAACCCGGTTCAAAGGCCTGCAGCGGTGATTTTCCGAGGTCGATTTCATTGCTGTAGATCCAATGATGGCCAGATCGAATTCGGCGTTCGGCGCCCTTATTAAGATGCAATACTTGAGTGGTCAACGGTTAAACCTTTTTTAATAAATCTAATGAAACGCCCCTGCACGTCGGCGGGTGACTGCTAAACTTTTGGCTATTAACGGCCCATTTTAGGACCTGACTATGAGCATAGAACTGGACCCGGATCAGATAGATCAAATACTGCAGGGTATCAACATTCCCCCGCAACCCCAGGTGATGGTCGACTTGCAGATGGAACAGTATCACCCCAGACCGGACATTAGCCGAATCGCCAATTTGATTGCCCAGGATGTCGGTCTGGCCGGCGCGATGTTAAAAATCGTTAATGCACCGGCGTTTGGCTTAGCTAATACCATTAGTTCGGTCCACCAGGCTACGGTCTTATTAGGCATCAAGTCGGTGGTCAACATCATTAATGGTATCAGTATTCGAGGCCAATTGAGCGATGAAGATATAGTGGGGCTGAATAATTTCTGGGACACCTCGATGGACATCGCCGTGGTCTCACAGAATGTCGCCCGTCAAATCGGTTTGCAGGAGACCGATAATGCCTATTGCCTCGGTTTGTTTCACAACACCGGCATCGTTTTGATGAAGCAACGCTTCCCAACCTACATGGATATTTTGCAACAGGCCTACGCGCACAATACCGAGCGGGTCATCGATCTGGAAAACCACCATTTCAGTACCAATCACGCCGTCATCGGTTACTACACCGCACGCTCGTGGCGCTTGCCCCATCTGATCTGCGACGCGATTGCCGATCACCACAATATCACCCAACTGTTTGCGCGCGACGCCGGGGCAGATGACGCGAAAAAAACCCTGTTATCCGTGTTAAAGATTGCCGAATATATCTGCGCCAGCGGCCCGGCGCTGGGCAAGGTGCGAGACGATTATGAATGGGCGCGCATCAAGGCTTACATCTATGAATTTACCGGCCTAGGGCCCTACGATATCGATGCCATGATCGACCAATTCAGCGAAATGGGCATCGGCTCGGTCACTGCCCGGCACTAGGAATCAACGCCGCCAGCAGCGACCTGTCGCGCACGGCAACAAAATACGGATTAAGTATATCGTCTTTACCGTAGACCAATGGCTCGCCGTTCCATTGCACAATGGCACCCCCGGTTTGCGCCAGTATCGCTTGGGGCGCGGCTGTATCCCATTCACAGGTCAGACCCAAGCGGGGATAGAGGTCCGCGCCACCTTCGGCCAATCGGGCAAACTTCAGTGCACTGCCCAGAGATTCGGTCTCGACCCGATATCCGGCGTCGGTTAGATGTTCGCGCCAAGCACCCGCCCAGCTCGAACGCCGCGACCCCAAGGCGACCAATCGCTTGGTGACACGGGCGGTCGGCAGCGGTGCCTGCGCCTCAGGCGAACCCGAAAAAGCACCGATGCCCTCACCGCCCCACCATGCCAGGCCCGAGGTTGGCCGATAGAGTAGGCCAAATACGGGCTGCTGGTGCGACATCAGGGCGATATTGATAACAAACTCATCAGATCGGTGCAGAAATTCTCGGGTACCGTCCATCGGGTCGATCAACCAATAGAGCGACCAATCTTTGCGCATTTGATAGTCTGGCAAGGCCTCCTCCGACACCACTGGACAGTCGACTATAGCGCCCAAGCCGGCAACCAGGATCTCTGAGGAGCGGATATCAGCCGCGGTGACTGGGCTGTTATCCGCCTTGGCCACCTGTTGCCAGAGACGCTCGTCACGATAAATAGTCAATATAGCATCACCAGCCACACGAGCCAGTTGATACAGGGCGCTAACTTGCACTGGGGTTAGGGGCAATTGCGGCGCCGAGGTGGCTTGCGGTGAGATCATGTTGGGCCTTAACAGAGTGCGCTAGAGCCCGCGATTCTAACACGTCGGGTGCCTTGCTTACCCGACCGTAAGCGGCAATAATCGAGTTAATTGGTGGCCGGACCTTGCATATTGACGGCAACGACCGCATCTTGATTGCCGCTCGGTAGACACTTTAAACGACAATCAGGGACAGACCCAGCACCGACCCTGCTGGTACCCCTTATCCGGAGTCCGAACCGGCATTTAATATTATTCAGGAGCCCAATGCGTGAGCGCCAAAACTGAAGCGAAGGATGACATCCGGCTCGACAAGTGGCTTTGGGCTGCGCGGTTTTTTAAAACCCGGGTCCAGGCCAAAGCCGCTGTTGAAAGCAATAAGGTGCACTATAACAAGGCCCGGGCCAAGCCCAGCCGGAGTGTGGAGATGGGCGCCATCTTGCGCTTACAAATCGGCTCAGAGGAAAAGACCATTGTCGTGACCCAAGTCCACGGTCATCGTCGCGGCGCACCCGAAGCCCACGCCATGTACTTGGAAACCGACGCCTCGGTGGTCAAACGGCAAGAAAACGCTGAACAGCGAAAAACGATGAACCTGACCTCGCACGCCCCCGATCACCGCCCAAACAAGAAAGAGCGGCGCGACCTGATCCGCGTGAAATCCAATATGAACGATTCTTAGCCAGGCCTTAATCATGACTGTACTCGATAACACCACGCGTTTTTTATTTGCAGACTCCGCTGTCCGAGGGGAACTGACTCAACTGGATCGTTCAGTCTCCGAGGTACTCAGCAAGCATCATTATCCGGCCGCGATTCAACCGCTACTCGGCGAATTTATGGCCGCCGCTGCGATGCTCAGCGATACCATTAAATTTGAGGGCACCCTGTCATTGCAAGTGCGCGGCTCCGGTCAGGTGCGCTCACTGATGGCCGAATGCCGAGATAATCGCGCCTTGCGGGCATTGGCCCAATATAATGATGACTTTGATGACCGGGGCCCGATTCTCGGCGAGGGTCAGATGGCGATCACCATTGAGCCAAAACAGGGCCATCGCTACCAGGGCGTGGTGGAAATTAACGACTCAGACCTGGGTTTGGCCCAAGTGCTGGAGGGTTATTTTCAACGCTCCGAACAGATCCGCACGCGCATTTGGTTGTTTGCCGATCAGCATAAGGCCGGCGGCCTTATGCTACAGGCGATGCCGCAGTCGGCCAGCGAGAGCAGTTTGACCGGTGGCGACGATGAGGACGATGACAGCTGGTCACGCCTGGTTATCTTGGCTAGCACCCTAAAGCCGGAGGAGATCTTTGGCCTTGAAGCCGAGACGGTGCTGCATCGCCTGTTTCATGAGGAGCCTGTGCGGCTCTATCCGCCGCGGCCGCTAGAATTTGAATGCACCTGCAGTGCCGATCGATCGGGCAATGCCATCATCACATTGGGCGCCCCAGAGGCATTGGCCCTGATTGAGGAACTGGGCCATATTGATATAGATTGTCAGTTTTGCCATGAGCGCTATATTTTCGGGGCTGACGACGTCCAACGTTTGTTCTCGCCAAGCGCAGACGATACCCTTAATTAGGCCGGCTCGCGGCCGACCAAGGCGGTTTAACCCGGGCCAGTTCGCTAGCACACACCCGATCGAACGCTCGGGTTTGTCTCTGGCGGTCCGGACTCGCTACTCAGCAAATACCTTATCGCCCAGCTGATCGACCATCAGGCGAGCTTTGCTCAGGCTGATGGTCGATGCTTCGGCTTCGCTCGGCATTATATCGGCCCGAACAAAGGTATGGCTTTGCAGTATCTCGCCATCCTTTTCGATAATTCCACTGACGCGATACTGAGATCCCTCAGCTTTGGGCGCCGCACAAATGCGGTAACCCTTATACTCAGTCCATTCATATTGTGGAACCTTCGGTACTTTTGTTTTCGTTAACCAGCCAAACATAGGACACATCCTCTGAAATTTACTGCGATTGGGAACATTATCAGGCGTCAGTTTGGCAGTGCATAGTATTAATTCGGCTTTTGTTTAACACTGGATCGCAGCCTAAGCAGCCAATGGGCACAAGTGTTACCTTTTGAACATAAGTGTTACCGAATGCCACGATGAGTTTGGCCGAGCCTGACACTTTCTGTACAAAAAACAGCCTATATACATTAAGCTGTTGATTTTAAAGAGCTTTAATAACATGGCACACAGAATGCTATATTATAATCAGAACGAATAGATGCCACCCGCCAACAAAAACAATAACAGGGTGGATGTAAGAACAATAAGCGCCTATCAAAAAACAAAAATAAGGGCGCTGTTTTTATTCCTGGTTCCATAAAAACAAAAAGAACCAGTCAGCTGTTTGTGTCGGTCCAGTGAGCCTTTCGCTGGATACCATTGTTTTCTCCTCCTATCAAAGCATCCACACCAATACGTCTATAATCTATGCGTAAATCTCTACTGTCGTGCGCATTGCCTAGAGTCGACTCTGCGTCTAAAACAGCTCTATCGAGCGACCGTTATAGCCGTCGACAGAGCTCGGGTAGGCCTATAAGCCTTGTTCAGGGGTATACCAGCCAGCCAGTTCATCGGTCAAAACCGCTTCCAGCATTGCCATGCCCAGCTCGCTGTCGTTAAGGCAAGGCAAGAGAGTGCAGTGTTCGCCACCGGCCTCTTTAAAGGTTTCAACCCCTTCCATACCAATCTCTTCCAGGGTTTCCAGGCAGTCGGTGGCAAAGCCGGGCGTCAGCACCAGCAAATTTTTCACGCCTTGTGCCGGTAACGCCTCAAAGGTGTCCGAGGTATAGGGTTGCAGCCACTTGGCGGGGCCGAAGCGACTTTGAAAACTGATCAATACCCGATCAGTCGGCCAACCCAAGGCCTCGGCCAACAGGCGCCCAGTGACTTGGCAATGGCAATAGTAGGGGTCGCCTTTGGGCAAAGATTCTTTCGGCAAACCGTGAAACGACAGTAAAATCTTGTCGGGCTCGTCGGTCACAGTGGCCAAGTGCGCTTGGACTTGGGCCGCCAAGGCACCAATATAGGCGGGATGACGATACCAGGGATGGGCGATTCGAATCGTTGGCTGCCACATTTGGGCCTTAAGATAATCAAACACCGCATCGCTCACCGAAGCGTTGGTTGCTGCCGAGTATTGCGGATAAAGCGGTACCACCAAAATTCGGTCGCAGCCTTGCTTGGTCATCGCAGCCATCTTTTCCGAGAGACTGGGGTTACCATAGCGCATGGCATAATCGACCACTAGGTCGGGCCATTTCAGGGCCATTTGGTGGGACTGCTGAGCGGTAAAATAGCGCAGCGGCGATTCGTTATCGTCCTCACGCCAGATTTTCTTGTAGGCCGCAGCGGAACGCTTCGGTCGAGTGTTGAGGATGATGCCGTGCAAGATCGGCAGCCAAATGAGACGCGGAATGTTCACCACCCGGCGATCGGACAGGAACTCCTTTAAATAGCGCCTGACGCTGGACGTACTGGGATCATCAGGTGTTCCTAAGTTAACCAGTAATAGGCCGATTTTGCCCGTTTTCACATCGGGGTGATTGGTCGGTAGAGTCATAGTGATTGCAACCAGAATTGAAAGCCTGTTAGTGTAACAAGAATCTTGCACAGCAGCGGATAAAAGATCACTCCCATCCCGCCTCTGCACCCCTTTTGACGGGGCTCAGGGTCGATATTCACGGGGTCGCAGCCCAACCGGCTGTGCCGTTCTCACGCTTACTATATACGTAGCCAACCGACTATAAGATCTCAGGCCAACTATGAACCCATGGGTCCTGCTCAGCTTTGCTGTCCTCTACTTTGTCTGTCTCTTCGGCATTGCCCTGTTTGGCGACTCAGGCCGCGGGCAACAGGCCACGCGCCGTTACAACCACTTTATCTATGCCTTGAGCCTCTCGGTCTATTGCACCAGCTGGACCTTTTATGGTGCGGTTGGCACCGCCGCCACCGCCGGCTGGTCGTTCGTGGCGATCTATCTTGGCCCCCTGCTGGTGTTTGTCTTTGGCCAGAGTTTGATTCAGAAAATGATCCGCGTCGGGAAACGGCAAAACACAACGTCCATTGCCGACTTCCTGTCATCGCGCTACAGCAAAAGCCGCGGCGTCGCCCTACTGGCCACGCTGATCTGCACCCTGGCTGGGGTGCCCTATATCGCATTGCAACTGAAGGCGGTGACAAACTCGATCCAGGTTCTATCCTTCCGCGCCGCCGAGCTACCCTTTACCGCCTCGAAAACCTCGTTCTTTGTAGCAATCTCGATGATTGGCTTTGCGACTCTCTTTGGTACTCGCCAGGTAGACGTGTCAAAACATCACCACGGCATGATGCTGACCATTGCCTTTGAATCATTGGTCAAGCTGACGGCCCTCGTCTGCCTGGCGCTGTATGTTATTTTCGTGTTTTACAGTGGACCCCGGGAGTTTGCCAGCGAACTGGTCGCCACCCAAACCTTTATCTGGCCTGGGTTTTCGCTCAGCTTCTTAACCCAGCTGCTATTAGCCGCTGGCGCCATCCTCATCCTGCCACGTCAATTTCATGTTATGGTCGTGGAAAATATCCACCAAGACCATTTAAAAACAGCTCGCTGGGTGTTCCCGGTCTACCTAATCCTGATCAGTCTCGTGGTGCTGCCGATCGCGTCGGCAGGATTGCGGCTGTTTCAAGACAGTCAGATTGATGCCGACACCTTTGTTTTGCTGTTGCCTCAGGCCGGTGGCCAAGTCTGGCTAACCCTGTTGGTCTTTATCGGAGGCTTCTCGGCCTCGATGGCGATGATTGTGATCACCACCATCACCCTCTCAACCATGCTCAGCAACGACGCCGTATTGCCCTTCCTTATTAAGAAGCGGTTGTCTGCAGATCGCGCCAATGTCGGTCCTTGGCTGCTCATTATTCGACGTCTGGTGGTGGTGACCGTTATCCTAGCCGCCTGGCTCTATAACCTCAGTTTCGGCGATACCGAGGCCCTATCGGTGATCGGACTACTGGCTTTTTCGCTGATGGTACAACTGCTGCCATCGTTGATTGCCGGTCTGTACTGGCGCACCGCGCATGTGCGCGGTGCTTATGCCGGCATGTCACTGGGCAGTCTGGTCTGGAGCTGGACGCTATTAGTTCCGATGCTCAGCGAGGCGGGCTTTGTCTCGCCCGAGCTGCTTAGCGCAGGCCCTTGGCAGATCAGCTGGCTGCGGCCGGAGTTTTTGTTCGGCTTCACCTTTACCGATGCTCTAAGTCATGGCGTATTTTTCAGTTTGATCGCTAACATTGCCGGTCTCATTTACTTCTCCAAAACGGCCACCACGACACTGGCAGATCGTCTCCAGGCTTCGGCCTTTGTCCAGCTAGATGAACAACTCCTGCGCTCCGACCTAAACCACAAAAATCCCCTGGTAAAAGCTGGCGAGCTGGTATCCATGCTGGAGCGTTTCGCCGGGGTCGGTCAAACCCGGCGCTGGATCAGTGATTATGAGCGAGTGCACCATTTTCGCATCCTCGCCAACGATACTCCCACGCCTGACTTTATCCGCTATTTCGAGCGCACCCTATCGGGCGTTATCGGCGCCAGCTCGGCTCGCGCGATGATGCATTCCGCTTTGGCCGGACGCGAGTTGCATCTGGAAGACGTGGTGACCTTTTTCGATGAAACCACCCAGGCGATCCAGTTCAACCAACGGGTTATGTCATCGACCCTAGAGCATCTCGATCATGGCGTCTCGGTGATCGATCGGGACCTCCGACTGGTGGCCTGGAACCGGATGTATTTGGAGATGTACCCCTATCCCAAGGAGACCATTAGAGTCGGTGTCTCGATCGAAGAGCTGGTGCGCTACAACGCCCTGAAGGGCGAATGTGGCCCGGGTGACATCGAGGATTTGGTTCAGCGCCGCCTCAATCACCTGCGCTTAGCCACGGCGCATCGCTTTATCCGCATGCGCAGCAACGGTCGGGTCACCGAGATTCGCGGCAATCCTTTGCCGGGGGGCGGTTTCGTCACTACCTTTAATGACATCACCGATTTCGTCAAAGCCCAGGAAGCCTTAAAAGACGCGAAGAACACTCTCGAACGTCGGGTTGAGCAGCGCACCGAAGAGGTTCGTAATATCAATAACGAGCTGCGGGCAGAAATCCAAGAGCGCCAGCGGGCTGAATCGATGCTTATGGAGGCCAAAACCGAGGCGGAATTGGCTAATGACAGCAAAACCCGATTTTTGGCCTTGGCCAGTCACGATATCTTACAGCCCCTGAACGCCGCCCGACTCTATAACACTGCGCTGTTGGAAAAATGGCCCAATGAACCCATCTTGCCGAAACTCGAAAGCTCACTGCGGACGTCCGAGGAACTGATTTCGACGCTCCTGGAAATCGCCAAATTGGACGGTAGCCTGCATAAGCCCTTATTGGAAACCGTTGAGTTACAGCTTTTATTTCAGTCGATCGATGATGAATTTACCGCCCTGGCCGCCGAGAAGAAACTCCGCCTGTGGATTCGACCCACCGGCCATTTTGTCGCCAGTGAAGGTCGGGCCCTGCGCCGAATCATACAAAATCTGGTCTCGAATGCCATTAAATATACCCGTGACGGCGGCGTCATGGTCACCGCGCGTAAACGTGGGGTAGACCTATTGATTCAGATTTGGGATACCGGCCTGGGTATTGAGGCACGCGATTTCGAACGTATTTTTTTCGATTTCAACCGCCTCGATCAACATCGACAAGAAGCCCAGGGCGTTGGCCTGGGTCTGAGTGTGGTCAGCCGACTCGGGCAGCATCTCAGTCACCCAATCGATCTTGCCTCCAAACCGGCTCGGGGGTCCTGCTTTAGCGTTTTGGTGCCCTTAACTGACTCACCGCCAGCCTGGCAAGGGCGCGACAAACAGGGCAAGGAACGGAACGCTGCAGCGCTCAATTTTCGGGTGCTAATCATCGATAATGATGCTCAAAACGCCGATGCGCTGATTACGCTGCTGATGGGCTGGGGTTGTGCGGCAGATTTCGCCACGACAGACGTCGAAGCGTTGGAAAAACCGATGCCCGACCTGTTGATCATCGATTACCATCTGGGCGAACACCTCACCGGGTTTATGCTGCTTACAAAGCTAGAACAACGCTGGCAAGGTTCGGTACCAAGCATCCTAGTCACGGCTCATGCCGAGCCTCAGATTAAGGTCGAGGCCGCGCAGCGGGGCATGGGCTTTCTGGCCAAACCGGTTAAGCCAATTGCGTTGCGGGCCCTGATCAAGAGTAAGCTGGCCTAAACCATCACCGCAGCTAGCAGGCCTGCCTATATGAGGCTATTTGCGACCAGGGTTGGGCAAGCGTGTTGCCCTGGGTAAGGTGGGGAGTATTAAATCGCTACAGCCGGATCGACATGCAGTCGATTGGCTAAGATCACCGCCTGAGTGCGGTTGAGTACATTGAGTTTGCGGAATATGGCCGTGACATGCGCCTTGACGGTCGCTTCGGATATTTCCAGATCATAGGCAACCTGCTTATTGAGCCGGCCAATCTGCAAATGCCGCAGCACGCGCAGCTGCTGATCGGTAAGCTGATTAATCCGCCGAGCAATGTCAGACAATTCAGAATCCACTTCGATACTGTGTTCGCCTTGGGGCCAAAACTCCTCGCCCAAGAGCACACCCTTTACCGCCTGTAAGATCGAATCGGCCGCCATGGATTTCGACAGAAAACCGGCCGCACCACAGGCACGTGCCTTGCCAATAACTGAGGGGTCGTCGTTGCCAGAGATCACCAGGACCGCAATGGTCGGATAGGCTTTTCTCAATTCCAATAGACCTAAAAAACCGTCGTTGCCGGGCAAATGCAGGTCGAGCAGCACCAGGTCGACGTTCCCATTGTCACCGAGGATGGCAAGGGCCTCTTCAAGCGACGCGGCAAAGCCCACCTGACCGCTGTCTGACAAGGCCAAAACTGACGGTTTTTGGGTTAGTGACAGTTTCAGGGCATCTCGAAACAATGGGTGGTCATCAACTATCAGTATTCGATCCACGAGCGACTCCTATTAGTTCACCAGTTCTCCATACAAATAACCTGAACAACTAGACAGCTCGAATAACATCCGACTAAAGGATATGGTCAGCTTCGGCACCAGGGTGTCCAAACTGACTCGCGCATCTTGATCATTAAAGTTCCGCCACAGGCTCAGCTGGGTTTGTGCCTGAGTCACCCACTCACCAGTTAGGGTGTAGACCGCAGTAACGTCGGTCATAGGTTGGTAGTCTGGTGCCATGTCCAAATCGCCATTCGCGCAAGCTATGGCCCGGATAGACAGTTTTGCAGCGAGATCTACGTAAGTTTGGAAATACTCAGCATAATAGACTTTAAATTCTTCCGAATTCACGTCACCCGTGCCGCTCCATTCATCGAACGCGTAACTTGGATTTTCCAAATTTACGGCGTTAAAAGCCTCTAGTAGATTTCCAGACTCGGTACCATAAGCGGCACCGCCCAGCAAAGTCGACCATACTATGATGAAGCGCAAAATGACACTCATAAGGGATACCTTCGGTTGTCGGAAGCTACTTTAATTGTGGCCTCTTAAACGCTAGCTGTCACCTTCGGAGCGTCAATTCGAGTTGACCTAGGGCGTCAATCGGGCCAATGCCTCAGCAAAACAGGACAATATATCCTCTGGGTCTTCAATCCCGACCGAGCATCGAATCATCCGGTCACCAATGCCGAGCGCGGCCCTATTTTCGGGTCCCATTTCATAAAAAATGGTGCTGGCCATGGGTAAGGCCAGGGTCCGGTTATCGCCCAAATGGGTCGCGTTAATAACCAATGCCATATCATCGAGTAAGGCCGCACAGTCATAGGGGGCTTTTAGATCAAAGCTTAGGATGGCCCCGAATGAACGAAACCAACGCCGCGCTCGGTCATGTTGCGGATGGGATGCCAAGCCGGGGTAGTATACCGCCTCGACTTTTTCATGCTGCGCCAACAGGTTGGCCAGAGCCGCGGCATTGGCGCATTGACGATCCATGCGCAGCGCTATGGTTTCGGCCCCCACCGCCAGTTGATAGGCACCATCGGAACTCAGGGTACCCCCCATATCACGCAAGGCCTTTTTCTTGATTTGGGTAAGGCCCCATTTGTGGGCATCACCCTGCTGATAGGCAGGGAAGATATTGGGGTAATGGGACCAGTCAAAGAGACCGGTATCGGTTATGGCGCCGCCTAAGACCGTGCCATGACCGCCAAAGTATTTTGACAGACTGTTGATCACCAACCCGGCTTGAACGCTTTTCGGATTAAAGAGGTAAGGCGAGGTAATGGTATTGTCGACCATAAAGAGTACGTTTTGCTGCGCACACCACTGGCCGATTTCGTCCAAACTGGCAATCTGAGTGCCCGGATTGGCAATGGTCTCGACAAACACCAGGCGCGTGTTGCCTTGCTGGGCGGCGCGGACATGGGCGCAGTCGGTCGCGTCAACCAGGGTCACCTCGATGCCGAAGTTTGCCAATGTGCTCAGCAAGCTGTGCGTGTTGCCAAACAGAAATCGACTGGCAATCATGTGGTCGCCGCGCTGCAGCAGGGCCAGCAAGGTGCCGCTGATCGCTGCCATACCGGTCGCAAAGACCAAGGTGGCGATGCCCTGCTCGGCCTCACTGATCAAGGACTGCAATGAATCGGTGGTCGGCGTTGACTGCCGGGCATAAGCATGGCCGCTGGCCCGACCCTGAAAAACCTCTACCAGTCCTTCCGTAGTGGCGTATGAATAGGGTACGCTATTATAGATCGGAGCATGCACCGGGCCGTCGGCAAAGCCTTGCAGGCGGTCATGATGCACAATGCGACTGGTGAATCCTTTAACCTTACTCATAGTCGCTTACCACATTAGATCGTCGGGGATGACATAGTCTTTATAGGGATCGTCATCGTCAGGTTGCGCTGCTTGGGGGTCGGCTAGAAATAGGATGCTGGTGGTACTGCGCTCCATTATTTTCGCCGCGACCGCCTGAGGCACTACGAAGAAGCGGTTCTCGAAAGTCGCAATGGCCAACTTACCGCGGGCTAAATCGACCTGGATCTGTGCGCTGACGTAGATCGATTTTATCTTATTGTCGAATCGATCGGCAAAGTTGAACTTTACATCACCGTCATCGAGGTGGATTCGGGTCGTCTCGATGATCTGTTTAACCTGCGCCACCAAGGACTTTTCCTGCGCTTTTTGTTGCCGCTCAAGATTCAGCTGGCGATCTTTGGCCACCTTGGCCAAACGCGCCTGCTCGACCGCCTGTTTGGACTCACCGTCATCGGTCTCAACCCGGTTCTTGCGATTGACCTTATCGTTTTTACGCTTCTCGTTCTTGTCTTTTTGAACTTGTTTCTTGTCCGCCAGGCCCAGTTTCAAAAACTGATCGGCCAGTGATTTTGACATGTTACAACCCTGTGATATTTAGCGTTTATTGAAGCACATAGCGGCTTTAGGCTGCAAGCTTCTCGCCAGGGCCAAGCTCGGGCAAAAAAAAGCGGGCCAAGGCCCGCTTTCTATTTACTCTCAGGTTAAGGTCGACCCAG
Protein-coding sequences here:
- a CDS encoding cystathionine gamma-synthase family protein gives rise to the protein MSKVKGFTSRIVHHDRLQGFADGPVHAPIYNSVPYSYATTEGLVEVFQGRASGHAYARQSTPTTDSLQSLISEAEQGIATLVFATGMAAISGTLLALLQRGDHMIASRFLFGNTHSLLSTLANFGIEVTLVDATDCAHVRAAQQGNTRLVFVETIANPGTQIASLDEIGQWCAQQNVLFMVDNTITSPYLFNPKSVQAGLVINSLSKYFGGHGTVLGGAITDTGLFDWSHYPNIFPAYQQGDAHKWGLTQIKKKALRDMGGTLSSDGAYQLAVGAETIALRMDRQCANAAALANLLAQHEKVEAVYYPGLASHPQHDRARRWFRSFGAILSFDLKAPYDCAALLDDMALVINATHLGDNRTLALPMASTIFYEMGPENRAALGIGDRMIRCSVGIEDPEDILSCFAEALARLTP
- a CDS encoding response regulator codes for the protein MDRILIVDDHPLFRDALKLSLTQKPSVLALSDSGQVGFAASLEEALAILGDNGNVDLVLLDLHLPGNDGFLGLLELRKAYPTIAVLVISGNDDPSVIGKARACGAAGFLSKSMAADSILQAVKGVLLGEEFWPQGEHSIEVDSELSDIARRINQLTDQQLRVLRHLQIGRLNKQVAYDLEISEATVKAHVTAIFRKLNVLNRTQAVILANRLHVDPAVAI
- a CDS encoding PAS domain-containing hybrid sensor histidine kinase/response regulator translates to MNPWVLLSFAVLYFVCLFGIALFGDSGRGQQATRRYNHFIYALSLSVYCTSWTFYGAVGTAATAGWSFVAIYLGPLLVFVFGQSLIQKMIRVGKRQNTTSIADFLSSRYSKSRGVALLATLICTLAGVPYIALQLKAVTNSIQVLSFRAAELPFTASKTSFFVAISMIGFATLFGTRQVDVSKHHHGMMLTIAFESLVKLTALVCLALYVIFVFYSGPREFASELVATQTFIWPGFSLSFLTQLLLAAGAILILPRQFHVMVVENIHQDHLKTARWVFPVYLILISLVVLPIASAGLRLFQDSQIDADTFVLLLPQAGGQVWLTLLVFIGGFSASMAMIVITTITLSTMLSNDAVLPFLIKKRLSADRANVGPWLLIIRRLVVVTVILAAWLYNLSFGDTEALSVIGLLAFSLMVQLLPSLIAGLYWRTAHVRGAYAGMSLGSLVWSWTLLVPMLSEAGFVSPELLSAGPWQISWLRPEFLFGFTFTDALSHGVFFSLIANIAGLIYFSKTATTTLADRLQASAFVQLDEQLLRSDLNHKNPLVKAGELVSMLERFAGVGQTRRWISDYERVHHFRILANDTPTPDFIRYFERTLSGVIGASSARAMMHSALAGRELHLEDVVTFFDETTQAIQFNQRVMSSTLEHLDHGVSVIDRDLRLVAWNRMYLEMYPYPKETIRVGVSIEELVRYNALKGECGPGDIEDLVQRRLNHLRLATAHRFIRMRSNGRVTEIRGNPLPGGGFVTTFNDITDFVKAQEALKDAKNTLERRVEQRTEEVRNINNELRAEIQERQRAESMLMEAKTEAELANDSKTRFLALASHDILQPLNAARLYNTALLEKWPNEPILPKLESSLRTSEELISTLLEIAKLDGSLHKPLLETVELQLLFQSIDDEFTALAAEKKLRLWIRPTGHFVASEGRALRRIIQNLVSNAIKYTRDGGVMVTARKRGVDLLIQIWDTGLGIEARDFERIFFDFNRLDQHRQEAQGVGLGLSVVSRLGQHLSHPIDLASKPARGSCFSVLVPLTDSPPAWQGRDKQGKERNAAALNFRVLIIDNDAQNADALITLLMGWGCAADFATTDVEALEKPMPDLLIIDYHLGEHLTGFMLLTKLEQRWQGSVPSILVTAHAEPQIKVEAAQRGMGFLAKPVKPIALRALIKSKLA
- a CDS encoding DUF2058 domain-containing protein, whose amino-acid sequence is MSKSLADQFLKLGLADKKQVQKDKNEKRKNDKVNRKNRVETDDGESKQAVEQARLAKVAKDRQLNLERQQKAQEKSLVAQVKQIIETTRIHLDDGDVKFNFADRFDNKIKSIYVSAQIQVDLARGKLAIATFENRFFVVPQAVAAKIMERSTTSILFLADPQAAQPDDDDPYKDYVIPDDLMW